In one Echinicola marina genomic region, the following are encoded:
- a CDS encoding four helix bundle protein, with the protein MVKISCFEELDVWKHAAQIGIDIYRIADNTPLSKDYKSRDQLISAAISISNNIAEGFEYNSNKDFVRFLIYAKGSAGEVRSQAYVLNKAARISDEDYISLRESLVQISKEIKGFVIYLREFEKNKNKKVGD; encoded by the coding sequence ATGGTAAAGATCAGCTGTTTTGAAGAGTTGGATGTTTGGAAGCACGCAGCTCAGATAGGGATTGATATCTATCGAATAGCTGATAACACCCCACTTTCTAAAGATTATAAATCAAGAGATCAGTTAATTTCAGCTGCAATTTCTATTTCAAATAACATAGCCGAGGGCTTTGAGTATAATAGCAACAAGGATTTTGTAAGGTTTCTCATTTATGCCAAAGGTTCAGCTGGAGAAGTGCGAAGCCAGGCTTATGTGTTGAATAAGGCTGCTCGGATCTCGGATGAAGATTATATTTCTCTCAGAGAGAGCCTTGTTCAGATTTCAAAGGAAATTAAAGGGTTTGTCATTTACTTAAGGGAGTTTGAAAAAAATAAAAACAAGAAGGTAGGGGATTGA